A DNA window from Gemmatimonadaceae bacterium contains the following coding sequences:
- a CDS encoding SusC/RagA family TonB-linked outer membrane protein yields MRTCRVFRYAALLSFLCSPAALAQRAIHGTVTDIESSAPILSVRVSVRGAPIGAYTDAAGKFTISNAPAGAITLDVKRIGYQAKSVALGPDQNEITIQLKADVLQLSQMVITGQATQVSKANVANDVGTVGAEDLTRTHAQTLDDALTGKVAGAMISSNSGAPGGGMQIQMRGVTSIFGNSEPLYVVDGLPISNTTINNGLNALTQSAGGMGQSNQDNGVNRIADLNPSDIASIEILKGPSAAAIYGSEAANGVVVITTKRGQAGKPRFSVTQRLGTNRLAHTIDLRRFSLADAEAFVGKAVDTATVEQWFQDNGGFHDFQNEVYGDKSLSYETDLSVSGGSENTQYFVSGLESHDNGIMKNTGYDKQSLRGNLTQMFGSKLQLQVNTNLIHSLTKRGISNNDNVNVSPYIVFSATPTFFDFQPKNGVYPINPFLSNGSNPLQTIALVRTPEDLYRFLGSVNATYTVFTAGPQSLQAILDLGIDHYAYNSNLYSPPQLYWEPADGLDGTATDENASETRAPVALTLKHQFLNGDNGFSATTSLGLRRGYDDITQTNVVTQNLLGSQSNIDRGSAVNVFENRSSVRTLALFGQEEVLLMDQKLYLSAGLLGQRSTNNAFVNRMYYFPKFAASYQLPTFGAFNQFKIRAAFGETGNEPNYGDKFTSIASGTNDGQIAGALVGTVADPNLHPEREREIEGGIDAGLFNSRLSISLTGYQKDNTDLLLQAALAPSTGFATRIFNGGSIRNRGAEVSISGFPLQMKDFSWNARVTFSRNEGTVTNLPVPAFEAPNAFAAIFGEGFIQQGHSPSQLVGIDSAGNLIQMGDALPKYVMTFSSDFGVGPVHLYALVDWHHGGNAVNLTQALYDLNGTAGDTAAAAIRANNFFNGVTDYIEPAGFVKLREITLSYELPPSLVHGVFGSAASAVRLEASGRNLYTWTKYLGLDPEVSNFGNQNINRGQDVAPYPPSRSFFFTIGVDF; encoded by the coding sequence GTGCGAACCTGTCGTGTCTTTCGCTACGCGGCGCTGCTCTCGTTCCTGTGCAGTCCAGCCGCACTTGCGCAGCGGGCAATCCACGGAACGGTGACAGACATCGAGTCGAGCGCACCGATTCTCTCCGTGCGAGTGTCCGTGAGAGGCGCGCCCATCGGCGCTTACACTGATGCCGCGGGCAAGTTCACCATCTCCAACGCCCCTGCCGGCGCCATCACGCTCGACGTCAAACGCATCGGCTATCAGGCCAAGAGCGTCGCACTCGGTCCCGATCAGAATGAAATCACCATCCAGCTCAAGGCTGACGTGCTGCAACTCAGCCAGATGGTGATCACGGGGCAAGCGACGCAGGTCTCGAAAGCAAACGTCGCTAACGACGTCGGCACGGTGGGTGCGGAGGATCTCACGCGCACGCACGCACAGACGCTCGACGATGCACTCACCGGCAAAGTGGCCGGCGCCATGATCTCGTCGAATTCCGGCGCGCCTGGCGGTGGCATGCAGATCCAGATGCGTGGCGTCACGTCGATCTTCGGCAATTCCGAGCCGTTGTACGTCGTGGACGGGCTGCCGATCTCGAACACCACCATCAACAACGGCCTGAACGCGCTCACGCAGTCGGCCGGCGGGATGGGCCAGTCGAACCAGGATAACGGCGTGAACCGCATCGCCGACCTGAATCCCTCCGACATTGCGTCGATCGAAATTCTGAAAGGACCGTCTGCCGCCGCGATCTACGGATCCGAAGCGGCCAACGGCGTGGTCGTGATCACGACCAAGCGCGGACAGGCTGGCAAGCCGCGCTTCTCTGTCACGCAGCGCTTGGGCACCAACCGCCTCGCGCACACGATCGACCTGCGTCGCTTCTCCCTGGCGGACGCCGAGGCGTTCGTCGGGAAGGCAGTCGACACGGCGACGGTCGAGCAATGGTTCCAGGACAACGGCGGCTTCCACGACTTTCAGAATGAAGTGTACGGGGACAAGAGCCTCTCGTACGAGACGGATCTGAGCGTCAGCGGCGGAAGCGAGAACACGCAGTACTTCGTGTCCGGTCTCGAATCGCACGACAACGGCATCATGAAGAACACCGGCTACGACAAGCAGTCGCTGCGCGGCAACCTGACCCAGATGTTCGGTTCGAAGCTGCAGCTGCAGGTGAACACGAATCTCATTCACTCGTTGACGAAGCGTGGCATCAGCAACAACGACAACGTGAACGTGAGCCCGTACATCGTGTTCTCGGCTACGCCGACGTTCTTCGACTTCCAGCCGAAAAACGGCGTCTATCCGATCAATCCGTTCCTGTCTAACGGAAGCAACCCGCTGCAGACGATCGCGCTCGTACGCACGCCCGAAGACCTGTACCGGTTTCTCGGCTCGGTGAACGCGACGTACACCGTGTTCACCGCGGGGCCGCAGAGCTTGCAGGCGATCCTCGATTTAGGCATCGACCACTACGCGTACAACTCGAACCTGTATTCGCCGCCGCAGCTGTACTGGGAGCCGGCCGACGGGTTGGATGGCACGGCCACCGACGAGAACGCGAGCGAAACCCGCGCGCCGGTCGCGCTCACCCTCAAGCATCAGTTCTTGAACGGTGACAACGGCTTCTCGGCGACCACGTCGCTCGGACTCCGTCGCGGGTACGACGACATCACACAGACCAACGTCGTGACCCAGAACCTGCTGGGCTCGCAGTCGAACATCGACCGCGGCTCGGCGGTGAACGTGTTCGAGAATCGCTCGTCGGTTCGCACGCTGGCGCTGTTCGGCCAGGAAGAGGTGCTCCTCATGGACCAGAAGCTGTACCTGTCGGCTGGTCTGTTAGGCCAACGCAGCACGAACAACGCGTTCGTCAACCGGATGTACTATTTCCCGAAGTTCGCGGCGTCGTACCAGCTGCCGACGTTCGGCGCGTTCAATCAGTTCAAGATTCGCGCGGCCTTCGGCGAGACGGGCAACGAGCCCAACTACGGCGACAAGTTCACGTCGATCGCCAGCGGCACGAACGATGGCCAGATCGCCGGTGCGCTGGTCGGCACGGTTGCCGATCCGAATCTGCACCCGGAGCGCGAGCGTGAAATCGAAGGCGGCATCGATGCGGGTCTCTTCAACTCGCGTCTCTCGATTTCACTCACGGGATATCAGAAGGACAACACGGATCTGCTCCTGCAGGCCGCGTTGGCGCCGAGCACCGGTTTCGCCACGCGCATTTTCAACGGCGGATCGATTCGCAACCGCGGCGCGGAAGTGTCGATCAGCGGGTTCCCGCTGCAGATGAAGGACTTCTCCTGGAACGCGCGCGTGACGTTCAGCCGCAACGAAGGCACGGTGACCAACCTTCCGGTCCCGGCGTTCGAAGCGCCTAACGCATTCGCCGCGATCTTCGGCGAAGGATTCATCCAGCAGGGCCACTCGCCGTCGCAGCTCGTCGGCATCGACTCGGCGGGCAATCTGATCCAGATGGGCGATGCCTTGCCGAAGTACGTCATGACGTTCTCGAGCGACTTCGGCGTCGGACCTGTACACCTCTACGCGTTGGTGGACTGGCATCACGGGGGCAACGCCGTGAACCTGACGCAGGCGCTGTACGACCTGAACGGCACCGCCGGGGATACCGCGGCGGCCGCGATCCGCGCCAACAACTTCTTCAACGGGGTCACGGACTACATCGAGCCGGCGGGATTCGTCAAGCTACGCGAGATCACGCTGTCGTACGAGCTGCCTCCTTCGCTCGTGCATGGCGTGTTCGGTAGCGCGGCATCCGCGGTTCGCCTCGAGGCCAGCGGCCGGAATCTCTACACCTGGACCAAGTACCTCGGCCTCGATCCCGAGGTCAGCAACTTCGGCAACCAGAACATCAACCGTGGACAGGATGTCGCACCGTATCCTCCGTCTCGCAGCTTCTTCTTCACGATCGGGGTGGACTTCTAA